In Nocardia asteroides, a single genomic region encodes these proteins:
- a CDS encoding DUF2867 domain-containing protein: MRIRRSEYSAQPWRIHAIAPDFTVEDVWELPTPGGRDDLARLVRQFASDGKEQRTSAAYRILFAIRWRLGALLHWDDPNTGIGARVPTLRDRLPADLLAGPRGPDLTAVPFTSVYLTDTEWVAEMANRTVHAAMHIGWVPDASGTGYHGQMAVLVKPNGLFGRLYMAAILPFRYTLVYPALLRSIERGWLSG; the protein is encoded by the coding sequence ATGAGAATCAGGCGATCGGAGTACAGCGCCCAGCCGTGGCGAATCCATGCGATAGCCCCGGATTTCACCGTCGAGGACGTGTGGGAACTGCCGACGCCCGGCGGCCGGGACGACCTGGCCCGCCTGGTGCGGCAATTCGCGTCGGACGGGAAAGAACAACGAACCTCGGCCGCGTATCGAATACTGTTCGCGATCCGCTGGCGACTCGGGGCGCTGCTGCACTGGGACGATCCGAACACCGGGATCGGCGCCCGGGTACCGACCCTGCGCGATCGTCTGCCCGCCGACCTGCTGGCCGGGCCCCGCGGCCCCGATCTCACCGCCGTGCCCTTCACCTCGGTGTATCTGACCGACACCGAGTGGGTGGCCGAGATGGCGAACCGGACCGTGCACGCCGCGATGCACATCGGCTGGGTCCCGGACGCTTCCGGGACCGGTTACCACGGTCAGATGGCGGTGCTCGTCAAACCCAACGGCCTCTTCGGCAGGCTCTACATGGCCGCCATCCTCCCGTTCCGCTACACCCTCGTCTACCCGGCCCTGCTGCGCTCGATCGAACGCGGCTGGCTCAGCGGGTGA
- a CDS encoding acyltransferase family protein has translation MTTDVVARRRPALPSLTGARWWAAFAVFTLHALVFLPVYPFQKSELFRQLHQWMPMQLGAAGVTFFFVLSGFIIYWAFRPGMSVRLFYRRRVLKIYPTHLVAAAAFVLVAAVPLHRLVVWLPNLLLVHAWVPKWSTVGGLNVPAWSLASEMLFYLSFPLLVPLVLRIPTRRLLLAATILVLGVLALHAAFYLWVPGPKGIGNAFAPRLVPGDTSPYYELHASPAWFAQPDIPVSPSYWLGYTFPPARLPEFYLGVLAARMVIEGRWRNTRLAPPVLALVLAYAATWVVPVDFKMSALLIAPTAAVVATLAVRDLRGIRGLNSHPRMVWLGNISYAFYLIQFPVMVLVTRFLIGGRQFGFLGWAGFAVLTFVLSTAAAAVLYHWVDLPIMNRFAGRSAPVPDQRTDSETGTSVGVSARGGAELEDELAARRN, from the coding sequence GTGACCACCGACGTCGTCGCGCGGCGGCGGCCCGCGCTGCCGTCGCTCACCGGGGCGCGCTGGTGGGCGGCGTTCGCGGTGTTCACCCTGCACGCGCTGGTGTTCCTGCCGGTGTACCCGTTCCAGAAGTCCGAACTGTTCCGGCAGCTGCACCAGTGGATGCCGATGCAGCTGGGGGCCGCGGGGGTCACGTTCTTCTTCGTGCTGTCGGGCTTCATCATCTACTGGGCGTTCCGGCCCGGCATGTCGGTGCGGTTGTTCTACCGGCGCCGGGTGCTGAAGATCTACCCGACGCACCTGGTGGCGGCCGCGGCGTTCGTGCTGGTCGCGGCGGTGCCGCTGCACCGGCTGGTGGTGTGGCTGCCGAACCTGCTGCTCGTGCACGCGTGGGTGCCGAAGTGGAGCACGGTCGGCGGGCTGAACGTGCCCGCCTGGTCACTCGCCTCGGAGATGCTGTTCTACCTGAGCTTCCCGCTGCTGGTTCCGCTGGTGCTGCGCATCCCGACCCGGCGGCTGCTGCTCGCGGCCACGATCCTGGTGCTGGGCGTGCTCGCGCTGCACGCCGCCTTCTACCTGTGGGTGCCCGGCCCGAAGGGGATCGGCAACGCCTTCGCGCCCCGGCTCGTGCCCGGCGACACCTCGCCGTACTACGAGCTGCACGCCTCCCCCGCCTGGTTCGCCCAGCCCGACATCCCGGTGTCGCCGTCGTACTGGCTCGGCTACACCTTCCCGCCCGCCCGGCTCCCGGAGTTCTACCTCGGCGTGCTGGCCGCCCGCATGGTGATCGAGGGGCGCTGGCGCAACACCCGGCTCGCGCCGCCGGTACTGGCGCTGGTACTCGCCTACGCCGCGACCTGGGTGGTTCCGGTCGACTTCAAGATGTCGGCGCTGCTGATCGCGCCGACGGCGGCGGTGGTGGCGACGCTCGCGGTCCGGGATCTGCGCGGGATCCGCGGGCTCAACTCGCACCCGCGCATGGTGTGGCTCGGCAATATCTCCTACGCGTTCTACCTGATCCAGTTCCCGGTGATGGTGCTGGTCACCCGGTTCCTGATCGGGGGAAGGCAATTCGGGTTCCTCGGGTGGGCCGGGTTCGCCGTGCTGACGTTCGTGCTGTCGACGGCGGCCGCGGCCGTGCTCTACCACTGGGTCGATCTGCCGATCATGAACCGGTTCGCGGGACGCTCCGCGCCCGTCCCCGATCAGCGCACCGACTCGGAGACCGGGACATCGGTGGGCGTTTCGGCGCGCGGCGGGGCCGAGCTCGAGGACGAACTCGCGGCGCGGCGAAACTGA